GATGTCGCGCCGTCAACTCTGGCAAGCTCACACCCGCGGACCTGGACAACAAGCCTCTCCCTACCCTCAAAAACACCATCGCCACGACGGCCATTCTCGAGGCTGGCCGGAGGAGTATtgacgagaagagggaggTCAAGATTGTGGTTGAGGACGGCAAGTGGAGGCTTGAATAGGAGGATAAAATACCAGTTGCTATTTACGTATATATCTAGGATGAAGAATGAACAAAAAGTAATGACCAATCTCATCTAAAAGGCTGAGAACTGCAATTGATTTCGTGGTGGTTAGTTATGCTTTGTTTCATGCTTATCGGTGGATCTCAAGCCACGAACCACGAGCAACTCTGCTCCACCAAAAACTCAGCATCACAACGTCGATATAAACACCAACACTTCATCCATCGACTTTCCCTTATACCTAGTTTCATTTGTCTCTATATACAACACAAAACCTCAAACCACCGCCCAGAATGCCCGACCCCCTCTTCTCagacctcatcctcccccaACGGGAGCAACCCTCCATGTCGCAACTCATGGCCTCTCTCAAGCGCACGACGCTCACCATCCACAACCGGCTCACCAGCATCCGCACCGACTCGGAGTTTGTGCGCGAGGTGTCTCTGGCCTACGGCACGAGGCCTCTCGTCGCTAATGAGCGCTGCGGGAGCTGGTATGTCCCGCCGGCGCGCAAGGCGGGGAGTGCGTACTTTAAGAGCACGGATGGGCATGAGAGGGCTTGGAAGTTTAGTACGAGGAGGTTGAATATGCATTTGGTCGAGTTGATTGAGAAGAATGATGGGTGAGTTTATAGCCATATCGTATACTGATTGTTTAGTTTCTTTGTTTGAAGAGGATGAACTGACTTGCTTCGATagcatcatcattgtcgacTCTACCCGTCGTGGCAAGCGTAGGTCTATCATAGATCGGTATACCCCCTTCTTTGAATCTCAATTCTAACTCATCCTAGGAATGCCCGACGCAATCTCATCTACAATTCCCATCTGGTGCACggtcctcaacctcaccctcctcccctccaacccatcctcatctaggctcttcctcccccctcACCTCCCGGCGACAACCCACGCCCAGATCTCAGCTCTCATCCCAGAGTTTGTAGCCTCTCTCAAAGCCCTCAAGCTGGACCTGCCAACCTGTCTGACAAAACCCCTGCGCCCTGTATGGGTTACCCCGGACTCTTCTCTCCCAGCTGAGGATGATGCTCCTACTTCCATCTTTGACGATTTTCGTCCGGTTATTTGCTGCACGGCCAGTCGACGTGTAGTGGGTAGTGAGATGGATGAGGGAGGATACATCCAGGGCGCAGCGGACGACACCGAGATGTGGGCACATGGTCTCACAGCGCCCTTATTTTGGGAAAACATGGACACCCTCCTCGAAACACCAGAGGCTGAGCTTCCAGATCTCATCACCAGACTCGTCAGTGAGAACGAAGCCGGTAAAAAGGATGAGGGAAACCGTGTACGGCTCACACCACGCATTTCTGTCTGTGCCCTTCCCCTCGCCGCTCCAACTGATCCCGCCGAGTGCCGCATCGCCCTGACACAGGAGGTAACACCAAAGGACTCATGGGTCCAGTCCAAGTCGTACATGAAGGCCGGTCTCGGCAAGAGCAAAGCGGCCAGTCGTAATCTCCGCCCTGGCTTGCCAGATATCTGCACCTTTGCGTCCAACTACCTGGCGGGGTCTGACCAAGGACGCATCGTGATTGCTTGCGAGTCGGGCAAGGATTTGTCTATAGGAGTGGCACTGGCAATTTATTGCTACCTgtttgacgacgagggcaaCCTTAGAATCCCAGGGGCCGATGTCTCATTCACAAAGACCCTCATCAAGTCGAGACTGGGCTTCATCATGACAACCTACCCCGCGGCGAACCCCAGCCGGTCTACGCTGCAGAGTGTCAACAGCTTTCTCATGGATTGGCGAAAGTAACCATCAGAttgaggaaaagaaaaaacaCATGCCAACACATGGTGCTCTTAACTCCCCATTCGGTAATTCGGCGTAGCGTTGGGCCAATGATAACCTTCATCTCATAACACCAACCATTCACGTGGAAAAGCTTGTGAAACCGAGAACATTTGCTGTTCAACGAGATTGATTAGTCTAAAGTGGGATCTACTGCTTCTCGGCTCTGTGCGCTACATCGCCGACATCTCATGTCATGTCTGGGTATTCCGAAAAGCAGACTGGTGTGAAACTgactccttcttccttctaAACCTCACCGGCCTCAACCTTCTTCAGGGCAGCTGGGAACTCGGCCCAGTCACgcatgatgatgacggcgcCGGCGTCCCTCAGGACctgctccatctcggcctgcTTGTCCTCAGCATAAGGACCGACGTAGCCAATCACTTTGATGCCGGCGCGAGTTCCGCTCAGGGTACCGCTCTTGCTGTCCTCGATCGCGACGCactcctcggccttcttgccaAGCTTCTGTATAGCGTGGAGGTAGATGGCGGGGTCGGGCTTGCTGGTGGGCTTCTCAAGACTTGTGGCAGCAGAGAAGACGACGTCACCGGGGAAGTACTTGTCCTGTCCAACCTTTTCGATCGAGGCGCGGACACGGCGGAGAGCAGACGAGGAAACAACGGAAAGCTGGTACTTGTTGGAAGCggcgagcttctcgagctgctcGTCGACACCGGGGCAAGGCCGGAGGGactccttgagcttggcaatgacagcatcctcctcctggagAACATAGGACTCGAGGTCCTCGGGGGAGATCTCGATGTTGTAGAGTTTTTGGAGCGAAAGGAGCATGCCGCGGAAGTTCTGACCGACGAACTCCTTGATCAGAGTCTCGCCAGTGAAACGGACCTCAAGCTGACGGCCCTCACAGATCTTGTTGATAAGGCCGGCGCAGGCCTCGAAGGCGAGCTCCTCGGAGAGGACGAGGGTGTTGTCGCAGTCGAACAGGAGAGCGGTGATCTAGCATCATGTCAGCTCAAGTTGGACCACCAGCGCGGGAAATACTTTGACTGAAACGTACCTCAGGCATCTTGGCGGTTTCTAGTAACAAATCTCGGGGACAGGGGTAAAACTAATTGGAGACCGAAAGAAAGCAAAGGACAAGCAAGCCGTAAAGGTTGGTGGatgaaagaagaagatgtcaAGCAACTCGTCGAGGTGGGGGGACCTAGTTTTTAAGGTCGACAGTAGAGGCCACCTCAATTGAAAGCCTGGAGCAACGGGATCCAGGGAAGATGCAGGTGCGACTAATTACGGCGCCTGCTAGAGGCTGGTTTTGGCTTGTACGCGGCAGGAGCGCGGCCAAATGTGACGCTCGGGACTCCATACGTGCGTACCTTGACTCGATGTAAGGCGGGCAGGCGCGGTTTGAGCAGCCCTGGACAGCCACGGTCCAACAAGGAAACCCCGCGGTAAGGAAGGAAGGATCATGCTTTACAAGGTGCATGAACAACTACAGGTTGAGCAACTTGAATAGAGGGCAACTACTAGACTCACTCAGAAACTCAAGAGTGCTCTACCGTGAAACCATAATCACTTCAACCAAACTCATGCTCATCAACTTTAACATGTGGAAATCAACAAACCCCTCGTGCCAGTCCTTctctgcccctccccctccaagCTCCAGCCAGGCAGTGTCGTCATCGCTGCACTCTTGGAACCCCCCCGCCAACACGCTAAACACCTTAGGCCCGTtttcatccatcccaccGGCCCGCACCAGCGCGCGAGTTTCCTCCATGACAGGGGGGAGGAAACGGCGCAACGGGCTTGGTTCGGTTATGATGTCTTTGATCACTGATTTGTTGTTTGATTTAATTTGCGTCTTTTGTGATATGCAGGTAAGATTCTCTTGGACCTTGCGCCGCAATGCTCTTTTTGCCCGTTTGTTATCGGCGGGCGTCCGGCCGGGGCGCCGGGGCGCATCAGGAATCTCGAACCGATGAGCCGTCCGCTCTTCACGGCCATGCCATGTTGCTGACACCGGGCAACGGTGGGGCGACCAGTGAAATACCCTCGTCAttgctcttcttcacttTACTCTCGTTGGTCATGAGGGATTTCATCAGGTTATTTACGCTCGGGGATTTCGGCGTAATGATAGAATCTGGGCGCATCTCTCTCACCATGGTCTGCTATACTGCGCCATAAACACATTCATCAACATCTGCTGGGAAAACACGCACAAGATTTAATCTGCCTTggtattataaaaatagctaGTAGGTAAGACATCCCTTCTAACACCAAAGACTATATAAAAGCAACCTTTCGATGGATATCAACAAACCCCATGCTGCTAACAGGCTACACCGCATGCATGCCctccatgccatgccatctTTGAGCAATCAAACTTGGATTCCCTCCTGTCAACAGCCAGCTCATGCTCCCCTAAAATTCTTGGCTCAGTGTTCGTCATTCATTAGGTCCCCAACTCCCCAACGCCGTTTGTGTGTAAAATGATTCCTCCTGGCTGGACTGCGTGTATGTCCAACCTCTACTGCAAGCTGGTTTGCCCGTAGTGAGGCCCGCCATCTGGGGCCCCAGGCCGGGGATGTCGTTTCAGATCATTGGCTCTTGTTGCCATGGGACAAATTTGCTTTGCCCCATTGGAATAGCCGGTTGGAATGATCATATGTTCGGCCAGCTTTTAGTCAAGCCCTCCTTCAGCAAAGCGGGTTTACAGGATCTccttcaacttctccttctgATCCATTGTCAAGGTCGTCGGGAAGTTGATCTTGTACCTGATGACGAAATCTCCCCGCTGGCCGggcttcttggagatgggcaTTCCGAGGCTGGGATATCGCTCTTCGCTGTTGGGCTGGGTAGGGCCGCCCTTTTCGAGGTTCAGTTGCCGACCGTCAATGGTCGTCACTTGCCTTCGCCATCCTGTCAATGCCTCCTTAAGATCGAGAGTCACGACGTGGACAATATCGTTGTCTTCGCGCTTGAAAAGAGGGTGTTCTTTCTGCAGGGTTGTTAGTCACATCAAACTTGGTATCGTACTAGGGAGCTTGCTTACCTCTTCGACAATGAAGTGAAGGTCTTGGCGGCCACCTTCGACTTGATCACCAACTCCATTAAACTTGATCTTGGAACCCTTCTTCAAGCCTGGCTTGATGGGAACCTCAAGGATCTGGTCCGTCTGTACCCGCTTGCCTGATTCGTCGTATGTCTTGCGCTtgatcttcatcttcttggttACACCATTGaacagctcctccagcgACAGAGGCAATGGCCGCTCCACTGTGGTGACTTCGGGGGTTGTGTCTCGGCCGCGCTCACCGAAGCCAGATCTCATGCGGGAGCTGCGACTTCGAGGGCCACCGGCACCAAATGAGGAGAAGCCACCaaagtcgtcatcatcaacaccagcgCCATGCATGCCACTACCTCCACTACGCATGAACTCGGCGAAAATGTCTTCAGGGTTGCTGAAGCCGAAGCCTCCAGGACCGCCACCGCTGGTGTTGAAATGGAACGTTCGAGTGCCTCCTCCGCTGGGCATGCCACCTTCAAAGTTGAAACCGCTGAATCCTCCAGGCATGCCTCCGGAGGCGAAGGGGTTGCCACCAGCAGCTCCTTCAGGTGGTGCGGTGCCGCCGCGGAGCAGGAATTCGAGACCGTACTGGTCGTAgaccttgcgcttctcgGGGTCGGAGAGGATCTCGTAGGCTTGCGAGCATTCCTTGAACTTTTCGGCTGCATCGGGGctgtccttgttcttgtcggGGTGCCATTTCAAGGCTGCCTTCCTGTAAAAATGATGGTTAGCCATGGTGCCGAAATATGGCATGATGCGCGACTCGCACGGGTGTAGCTAGGAATGAGCAACAGAGGGGGAAAAGACGTGAATCAATTGGGGGTTAAATGAGGGCGTTGCGGTGAATCTGCTGACCAGAGACGGGATGCAATGCCGTTGTGTATGACGTTGCTGCATTGATGCTGTGCGAATGGCAACAATGACGGTGACGGGTACTTACTTGTAGGCCTTCTTAATCTCATCTTGGGTAGCGTCAGTCTTGACGCTGAGGGTATCGTAAAGCTTcgtctccttgaccatggtCGCGCGCGTTCAATGTCGTACTTGTTGAGAGGATTCGAGGCTCAAGTTGTGCGAGGTGTGGTGGAAGCGTGCGTAACGGATGGGAGAGATGCGAGTATCGTATGTGCGTGCCCGTCTGGAAGTGAGGGGAAGACGGGAAGGGAGTAAAACAGGATTGAgcgctgcttcttgttggtCGCCAACCAGCAACAACCAAGCACTGAATGTGTGCTTTCCTTTTTGTATTTGGTTTGCCCTTGGATTGGGAAAAAGTGTTCGTCACGAGGAAGAAttgaagagagagaaaaCTAGTCGTGGGCGAAGTTCTAGAAGTGTAGAATTGTGAGTTTAcagaagatggatggagcgGAGTGGCCAAGCGGCTGAGAGGAGCTTGATATGGATCCGCCGCGAGCGAGTCCAGTGACACTTGCACCGAGGGAGACCACTACGCCATGCTACCGTGACAGCCCGCCTGGGCAGGCCACACCAGTCGCTAGAAGCCACCGCTGGAAAATACTGGGGCATGGGACCTTGTGGAAGCTTCCAAGCCTAGGGAATAAAGAACTTGATCTATGGCTGCTCCTGGCCTGGCCGGCCTTGTCGGGTGGGGTGACGTCGATCGACAAATCGAGACTGACAAAGGTCATAGTGTCTGGCACTCTTGCTCgattccttctcctcatgTTCCTGCAACTCAAAAGCCATTTCTTTATGTGGGCTAAAAAATACATGAACCCTCCCCCTTACACCGGAAATTAGCTGAAATGAAGCCAAAAGCAAGATTTTCAGCCTCTTTTACCCTTCTTTGTCGGGCTCGCTTTGTCGATACCTGACTTGCAAGGATGAGCGGACTATGACGCTGGCGACAGCGGGGGACAGCGCCCCAGATGCGCGAAAATCCAGTCCAAGCCTGGACCTTCGAGAGCTCTCTCTCGGGAGCCAGCAGCTCTAGCGGGGCTCGAAACTCGGGGAAATGTGCAACTCATCTTGGCCCAAGCAAGTATGTGATCTATCATGAATGCTGAGTCGATGCAAGATAATTGTTGATAATTCAATCGCTCCCTATTTTGACAACACCGCTACTTTGCCGTGTCTCTTACTGTACCTGCTCTGCCGAAGCTACTAGGGATGTAAGGGTGACTTGTAAGTTGCACCCCTGCTCACCCGCATGCAACTATTCCCGTCGGCCCTAGTTGATGATCGAAGCTTCTAGAACCTTCCACCAAGAGTTCACAACATGGAGTTCTCCATTTCTATCAACTATGCGGCGCAGTTTGAGGCTACTGACAAGCGAAGATGGGGCCTATTCGGCTCTGTTGTTGAGTCAATAGTACCATCTTGGGAGGGTGTTGGGATTCAAACAAAGTGACGTATCTTCGCTTTGAACTGTTGTACCTAACCCATGACCCATTCGAGCTAGTCGTGTCTTGAATGAGTTCTTATCATATCGCTTTGACCTGGGTGTTCCTGATACGCGGTGACTTCGAAAAGGGCACAGGGAAATTTTGGTTATGAGGCGATGCTACCTTGGAATACATAGGCCACGAGAGACACCACCCCCCACGGGTGGATGGGAAAGAGTACTGGTTTACCTCCCCCAGTTATCAAGCCCGGGGGGATAGCCATGGGTTCTAGTTGAGATTATGGCTGTGACTCGCAGTCGGTAGAATTTGGCTGTGGTTCTTGATTAGAGTCTGGCTTCTTCATGCCtgcctacctaggtaggtaggtaggtaggtaggtagttgGCATAAGTGGATGAAGGAAGACACCCCTACTTCCCTTGGTTTGTATCTATCCAGAATTGGCAACTCATGACAAACTAATAAGTTACTAGCGACACGTGCAATTTCGTGCACTTTCGGCGATGTGCCTCATCAAGAGTTGCACAATTGCCCGACTTACACATTCTGTAGTTATAGGTACCAGTATTAAAGAGCAGCCCACGCAGTTCCTATCTGCGTATGTGCCTCTCCTTCAACATCAAACTTACTTCCTAAGGACCCTTCAGTATTTCCCGCAATTGTATTCACCTTCATCTACAATACTGAGCAAACTTGAAAGCCTTATTGCATCAGTGCATGCCCATCTCAGCGTGGCCTGCACGTGCGAACGACGCCAAGACCACTTATCTTATCGGGCCGTg
This genomic interval from Fusarium keratoplasticum isolate Fu6.1 chromosome 9, whole genome shotgun sequence contains the following:
- a CDS encoding J domain-containing protein, producing MVKETKLYDTLSVKTDATQDEIKKAYKKAALKWHPDKNKDSPDAAEKFKECSQAYEILSDPEKRKVYDQYGLEFLLRGGTAPPEGAAGGNPFASGGMPGGFSGFNFEGGMPSGGGTRTFHFNTSGGGPGGFGFSNPEDIFAEFMRSGGSGMHGAGVDDDDFGGFSSFGAGGPRSRSSRMRSGFGERGRDTTPEVTTVERPLPLSLEELFNGVTKKMKIKRKTYDESGKRVQTDQILEVPIKPGLKKGSKIKFNGVGDQVEGGRQDLHFIVEEKEHPLFKREDNDIVHVVTLDLKEALTGWRRQVTTIDGRQLNLEKGGPTQPNSEERYPSLGMPISKKPGQRGDFVIRYKINFPTTLTMDQKEKLKEIL